In Micromonospora sp. WMMA1363, a genomic segment contains:
- a CDS encoding PLP-dependent aminotransferase family protein, translated as MSSQVRGVQLARLLGQWHALPGRRRSPDYAALAAAVRGLLADGRLPLGVRLPAERELAEALRISRTTVTAAYRELRESGHLASRRGAGSWTMLPGNHRMAGTGLWTPLDDRDVIDLGVAALAAPPELLPAARAAAEDLPRYLVGAGYHPTGVIELREAVARAFGERGLPTSAEQIMVTNGAQHALDLVLRLAHSPGSSVLVEAPSYPNALAALSARRARITTHGLALDEPGWDADLLLGTLRQARPKLAYLIPDFQNPTGHLMSAQLRERLVATAHAVGTDLVVDESFVDLPLDGTVLPPPTASFDRHSRVITVGGMSKPFWGGLRIGWIRASAPQVQRLAAARVGVDMASPVLDQLVAVHLLAQAPTIVAARRAQLTVQRDALLGVLAERLPDWRVTVPHGGVTLWAELDGPISSALARAAEEVGVRLAPGPRFGLDGTLERFLRLPFTLPAVDLVEAVGRIAAVRYDLDRSGLPRWPEPAVIA; from the coding sequence ATGAGCAGTCAGGTTCGGGGAGTCCAATTGGCGCGGCTGCTGGGCCAGTGGCATGCACTGCCCGGCCGTCGGCGTAGCCCCGACTACGCGGCACTGGCCGCCGCGGTTCGGGGCCTGCTCGCCGACGGCCGTCTGCCGCTGGGCGTACGCCTGCCGGCCGAACGCGAGCTGGCCGAGGCGCTGCGGATCAGCCGGACGACGGTCACCGCCGCGTACCGGGAGCTGCGGGAGAGCGGCCACCTGGCCAGCCGACGCGGTGCCGGTAGCTGGACCATGCTCCCCGGCAACCACCGGATGGCCGGCACCGGGCTGTGGACCCCGCTGGACGACCGCGACGTGATCGACCTCGGGGTAGCCGCGCTGGCCGCCCCACCCGAGCTGCTACCGGCTGCCCGGGCCGCCGCCGAGGACCTTCCCCGCTACCTCGTCGGGGCGGGATACCACCCGACCGGCGTCATCGAGCTGCGGGAGGCCGTCGCCCGCGCGTTCGGCGAGCGGGGCCTGCCCACCTCGGCGGAGCAGATCATGGTCACCAACGGCGCCCAGCACGCTCTGGACCTGGTGCTCCGGCTCGCGCACAGCCCCGGCAGCAGCGTCCTGGTCGAGGCGCCCAGCTACCCGAACGCACTCGCCGCCCTCTCGGCCCGCCGGGCGCGGATAACCACCCACGGGCTCGCCCTGGACGAGCCCGGCTGGGACGCCGACCTGCTGCTCGGCACCCTGCGCCAGGCCCGCCCCAAGCTTGCCTACCTGATTCCGGACTTCCAGAACCCGACCGGTCACCTGATGTCCGCCCAGCTGCGGGAGCGGCTGGTCGCCACCGCCCATGCCGTGGGCACCGACCTGGTCGTCGACGAGTCCTTCGTGGATCTGCCGCTGGACGGCACGGTGCTGCCGCCGCCGACGGCGAGCTTCGACCGGCACTCCCGGGTAATCACCGTCGGTGGGATGAGCAAGCCGTTCTGGGGCGGCCTGCGCATCGGCTGGATCCGCGCGTCCGCGCCGCAGGTGCAGCGGCTCGCCGCCGCCCGGGTGGGGGTCGACATGGCCAGCCCGGTGCTCGACCAACTGGTCGCCGTCCACCTGCTCGCCCAGGCCCCGACGATCGTGGCGGCCCGCCGAGCCCAGCTCACCGTCCAGCGCGACGCACTGCTCGGCGTCCTCGCCGAGCGACTCCCCGACTGGCGGGTGACCGTGCCGCACGGCGGGGTCACGCTCTGGGCCGAGCTCGACGGGCCAATCTCCAGCGCCCTTGCCCGGGCCGCCGAGGAGGTCGGTGTACGACTGGCGCCCGGCCCCCGGTTCGGCCTGGACGGGACACTGGAGCGCTTCCTGCGGCTGCCCTTCACACTGCCCGCCGTCGACCTGGTGGAGGCCGTTGGCCGAATCGCCGCGGTCCGCTACGACCTGGACCGGTCCGGGTTGCCCCGGTGGCCGGAGCCCGCGGTCATCGCGTGA
- a CDS encoding long-chain fatty acid--CoA ligase: protein MALDVPYRSIPDMFLKRVAATPDRRAFAYPSPDDSGPVWLTWEQVAHRAKAIAAGLHGLGIRQENPVAILASTRLEWVLADFGIMCAGGATTTVYPTTEPEDATYIVADSGSRVLFAENPAQAAKLSGADLPALTHVVLFDGEADPTAAIPQLTLPELEERGHAALAAEPDLIDMLVAGIGPEQLATLIYTSGTTGQPKGVELLHGGWCWEGVAQAEVGLLRDDDMQYLWLPLSHSFGKTLLCGTTHVALPTYVDGRADKLVDLLGVVRPTVMCAAPRVFEKVYNRAVTTAQDAGGAKAKIFAWGVGVGKEKVTLEQAGKPVPLGLRLKYAIAEKLVFSKLQARLGGRIRVLVSGAAPLSPEIATFFAAANLPISEGYGLTETSAGNFVNPPDGQLRIGTVGRALGDLECRIDTDGEILVKGRPVMRGYHNLPEETAAAFTEDGFFRTGDIGTLEDGYLRITDRKKDLVKTSGGKYVAPSHIEGMFKATCPYTSQAVVIGQARNYCTMVVTLDPEAISGWAAGTPLEGRSYAEIVASPQAQAMVEEYVAQLNTKLNRWETVKKVTILPRDLTIEDGEITPSLKIKRRGVEKNFATEIDKMYEGTLAEL, encoded by the coding sequence ATGGCTCTCGATGTACCGTACCGTTCCATTCCTGACATGTTCCTGAAGCGTGTCGCGGCGACCCCCGACCGCCGCGCCTTCGCCTACCCGTCCCCGGACGATTCGGGACCGGTCTGGTTGACCTGGGAGCAGGTGGCCCACCGCGCCAAGGCGATCGCCGCCGGCCTGCACGGCCTGGGCATCCGCCAGGAGAACCCGGTGGCGATCCTGGCGAGCACCCGACTCGAGTGGGTGCTCGCCGACTTCGGCATCATGTGCGCCGGCGGCGCGACCACCACCGTCTACCCCACCACGGAGCCGGAAGACGCGACCTACATCGTCGCGGACTCGGGTTCCAGGGTGTTGTTCGCGGAGAACCCGGCGCAGGCGGCAAAGCTCAGCGGCGCGGACCTGCCCGCACTGACCCACGTGGTGCTCTTCGACGGCGAGGCAGACCCCACGGCGGCGATCCCGCAGCTGACCCTCCCCGAGTTGGAGGAACGCGGCCACGCGGCGCTCGCCGCCGAGCCCGACCTGATCGACATGCTGGTCGCCGGGATCGGTCCGGAGCAGCTGGCCACGTTGATCTACACCTCCGGCACCACCGGGCAGCCGAAGGGCGTCGAGCTGCTGCACGGCGGCTGGTGTTGGGAGGGCGTCGCGCAGGCTGAGGTCGGCCTGCTGCGCGACGACGACATGCAGTACCTGTGGCTCCCGCTGTCCCACTCGTTCGGCAAGACGCTGCTCTGTGGCACCACCCACGTGGCCCTGCCGACCTACGTCGACGGCCGGGCGGACAAGCTCGTCGACCTGCTCGGTGTGGTCAGGCCGACGGTGATGTGCGCCGCGCCGCGGGTCTTCGAGAAGGTCTACAACCGCGCGGTCACCACCGCCCAGGACGCCGGCGGCGCGAAGGCCAAGATCTTCGCCTGGGGCGTCGGGGTCGGCAAGGAGAAGGTCACGCTGGAGCAGGCGGGCAAACCGGTTCCGCTCGGCCTCAGACTCAAGTACGCGATAGCCGAGAAGCTGGTCTTCAGCAAGCTCCAGGCGCGGCTCGGCGGCCGGATCCGAGTACTCGTGTCGGGCGCGGCCCCGCTCAGCCCCGAGATCGCCACCTTCTTCGCCGCCGCCAACCTGCCGATCTCCGAGGGGTACGGCCTCACCGAGACCAGTGCCGGCAACTTCGTCAACCCGCCAGACGGGCAGCTGCGCATCGGCACGGTCGGCAGGGCGCTCGGCGACCTGGAGTGCCGGATCGACACCGACGGCGAGATCCTGGTCAAGGGCCGGCCTGTCATGCGTGGCTACCACAACCTGCCGGAGGAGACCGCCGCGGCGTTCACCGAGGACGGCTTCTTCCGCACCGGTGACATCGGCACCCTCGAAGACGGCTACCTGCGAATCACCGACCGCAAGAAGGACCTGGTGAAGACGTCGGGTGGCAAGTACGTCGCCCCATCGCACATCGAGGGGATGTTCAAGGCGACCTGTCCGTACACGTCGCAGGCGGTGGTGATCGGGCAGGCCCGCAACTACTGCACGATGGTGGTCACCCTCGACCCGGAAGCGATCAGCGGCTGGGCGGCCGGCACTCCGCTGGAGGGCCGCAGCTACGCCGAGATCGTCGCCTCCCCGCAGGCGCAGGCCATGGTCGAAGAGTACGTCGCGCAGCTCAACACCAAACTGAACCGGTGGGAGACGGTCAAGAAGGTCACCATCCTGCCCCGCGACCTGACGATCGAGGACGGCGAGATCACCCCGTCGCTGAAGATCAAACGCCGCGGCGTGGAGAAGAACTTCGCCACCGAGATCGACAAGATGTACGAGGGCACGCTCGCCGAGCTCTGA
- a CDS encoding low temperature requirement protein A: MEREDKIRWSRAVRPGAPGSRTTRLELFYDLVFVFAFLNVTDLTAADLSWQALFRCVLVLALLWWCWSGFAALGNAVRTDQGTIPLVGFVTTAAVFVLALAIPSAFVEIPGGLHGPVVFAACYFLVRVLQVGVFGWVVRSDPDLRQRWLLLLGPVLIATALLVVAGLVPQRVADGGAERPLRLVIWLVAIGVEYGAGLALPGTGWTVISAGHWAERHALIVLIALGESIISLGLGPELVSGLPLTAPVVVAAVVGIAIVAVLWWAYFDSLALGVEQALHRARMPAARAALARNAYTYLHLPMVAGVILFALALKRLLHTVSDPDTPPWGASLPVIEVVSLYGGVILYLAALAVLGAVATRNVRWPPVTAVAVLIPLITLAHRLPGLVALVLLATVCALLLVVQLVADAPNRRTVRETALQEQLAAEAEQTEWRRRYL, translated from the coding sequence GTGGAGCGGGAAGACAAGATCCGTTGGTCGCGTGCGGTGCGACCGGGCGCACCGGGTTCCCGAACGACCCGGCTGGAGCTCTTCTACGACCTCGTCTTCGTCTTCGCGTTCCTCAACGTCACCGACCTGACCGCCGCCGATCTCAGCTGGCAGGCGTTGTTCCGGTGCGTGCTGGTGCTGGCCCTGCTCTGGTGGTGCTGGTCCGGCTTCGCCGCACTGGGCAACGCGGTCCGCACCGACCAGGGGACCATCCCGCTGGTCGGGTTCGTCACCACGGCCGCGGTCTTCGTGCTCGCGCTGGCCATCCCGTCGGCGTTCGTCGAGATTCCCGGCGGGCTGCACGGTCCGGTGGTCTTCGCCGCGTGTTACTTCCTCGTCCGCGTCCTCCAGGTAGGGGTGTTCGGCTGGGTGGTGCGGTCGGATCCGGACCTGCGTCAACGCTGGCTGCTGTTGCTCGGCCCGGTGCTGATCGCGACCGCCCTGCTGGTCGTCGCGGGGCTGGTGCCGCAGCGCGTCGCCGACGGCGGGGCGGAGCGGCCCCTCCGACTCGTCATCTGGCTCGTGGCGATCGGGGTCGAGTACGGTGCGGGGCTCGCGCTACCCGGTACCGGTTGGACGGTGATCTCCGCTGGTCACTGGGCGGAGCGACACGCGTTGATCGTGCTGATCGCGTTGGGCGAGTCGATCATCTCCTTGGGGCTCGGACCGGAACTGGTCTCCGGCCTACCGTTGACCGCGCCGGTCGTCGTCGCCGCGGTGGTGGGAATCGCGATCGTCGCGGTGCTGTGGTGGGCGTACTTCGACAGTCTGGCCCTCGGGGTGGAGCAGGCACTGCACCGCGCCCGGATGCCCGCTGCCCGCGCGGCACTCGCCCGGAACGCCTACACCTACCTGCACCTGCCGATGGTGGCTGGCGTCATCCTGTTCGCCCTGGCCCTCAAGCGGCTGCTGCACACCGTGTCGGACCCGGACACGCCGCCGTGGGGAGCGTCCCTGCCGGTCATCGAGGTGGTGAGCCTGTACGGCGGGGTGATTCTCTATCTGGCCGCTCTCGCGGTGCTGGGCGCCGTGGCGACGCGGAACGTCCGCTGGCCGCCGGTCACCGCGGTCGCGGTGCTCATTCCACTGATCACCCTGGCCCACCGGCTGCCGGGGCTGGTGGCCCTGGTGCTGCTGGCGACGGTGTGCGCGCTGCTGTTGGTCGTGCAGTTGGTCGCCGACGCGCCGAACCGGCGGACCGTGCGCGAGACGGCACTGCAGGAGCAGCTGGCCGCCGAGGCCGAACAGACCGAATGGCGCCGGCGCTACCTGTGA
- a CDS encoding low temperature requirement protein A: protein MGGGSGVQWMYPIRPGTPGARVTRLELFYDLVFVFAFLNVTTLGAADLDFGALAQSMLVLALLWWCWSSFTNLGNAVRADQGVIPLVGFATMAAVIVMALAVSEAYTDVPGGLFGPVVFVAAYAAVRGLQVAVLWLVIRAGPCPRRRMVLLAAPVLASAALLVLAAVVPQRVASGGAETVVRLALWSVAVALEYASGGLVQRAGWRLVSPGHWAERHALIVLIALGESIISLGLGPNLGGDLPITWPVLLGAVLGLAVVAAIWWSYFDSLVLRLEQALHRARGAERGALARDTYTYLHLPVIAGILVFALGLKRFLADISDPRSPELGGRLGGVDLATLYGGILLYLAAYLGLAARTFRQLTARPVTALVLIVAAVPLAARVPALAALGLLALITVAVTLSLLWHPPRFREQARTEALTEQVALEADQQRWWRRRG, encoded by the coding sequence GTGGGCGGAGGTAGCGGCGTCCAGTGGATGTATCCGATTCGGCCGGGTACGCCCGGGGCGAGGGTGACCCGCCTGGAACTCTTCTACGATCTTGTCTTCGTATTCGCCTTTCTGAACGTCACCACGCTGGGTGCCGCGGACCTCGACTTCGGCGCGCTGGCGCAGTCGATGCTGGTGCTCGCGCTGCTGTGGTGGTGCTGGAGCAGCTTCACCAACCTGGGCAACGCGGTCCGCGCCGACCAGGGGGTGATTCCGCTGGTCGGGTTCGCCACGATGGCGGCGGTGATCGTGATGGCGCTGGCCGTTTCGGAGGCGTACACCGACGTTCCCGGAGGCCTGTTCGGCCCGGTCGTCTTCGTGGCCGCCTACGCCGCGGTCCGTGGCCTCCAGGTGGCGGTGCTGTGGCTGGTGATCCGGGCCGGGCCGTGCCCCCGGCGCCGCATGGTGCTGCTGGCCGCGCCCGTCCTGGCGAGCGCTGCGCTCTTGGTGCTGGCCGCGGTGGTGCCGCAGCGGGTGGCCTCCGGCGGCGCCGAGACCGTCGTGCGACTCGCCCTGTGGTCGGTGGCCGTCGCGCTGGAGTACGCCAGCGGCGGGCTGGTGCAGCGGGCCGGCTGGCGCCTCGTCTCCCCGGGGCACTGGGCCGAACGGCACGCGCTGATCGTGCTGATCGCACTCGGCGAGTCGATCATTTCGCTCGGTCTCGGTCCGAACCTCGGCGGTGATCTGCCGATCACCTGGCCGGTCCTGCTCGGCGCGGTGCTCGGTTTGGCCGTCGTCGCGGCGATCTGGTGGAGCTACTTCGACTCTCTGGTCCTGCGTTTGGAGCAGGCGCTGCACCGGGCCCGTGGCGCCGAGCGGGGTGCCCTGGCCCGCGACACGTACACCTACCTGCACCTGCCGGTGATCGCCGGGATCCTCGTGTTCGCGCTCGGCCTGAAGCGCTTCCTGGCCGACATCTCGGACCCGCGGAGCCCCGAACTGGGCGGCCGGTTGGGTGGGGTCGACCTCGCCACCCTCTACGGCGGCATCCTGCTCTACCTCGCCGCCTACCTTGGCCTCGCGGCCCGCACGTTCCGCCAGCTGACAGCCCGCCCCGTCACGGCATTGGTCCTGATCGTCGCCGCCGTACCGCTGGCTGCCCGGGTGCCGGCCCTGGCCGCGCTGGGCCTGCTGGCGCTGATCACGGTCGCCGTGACGCTCAGCCTGCTCTGGCACCCGCCCCGGTTTCGCGAGCAGGCTCGCACGGAAGCGCTGACGGAGCAGGTGGCTCTGGAGGCCGATCAGCAGCGGTGGTGGCGCCGGCGCGGATGA